The DNA window TGATTGTCTCTCCGACGGCTGCCAAGGCTTTGGGCGCGAAGTTCGGCGATCATCCGGTCTGCGCCGGGCCGTTCAAATTCGTCGAGCGCGTGCAGCAGGACCGCATCGTGCTGGAGAAGTTCCAGGATTACTGGAACAAGGACAATATCTTTGTCGACAAGGTGACCTACCTGCCGATCCCCGACACGACGGTGCGCCTCGCTAACCTGCGCTCGGGCGATCTCGACATGATCGAACGTGTAGCCGCATCCGACGTCGGCACCGTCAAGAGCGATTCCAATCTCGCCTATTCCGATGCGGTCGGGACGGGCTGGCTGGGGATCTACGCCAATATCGGCAACGGCGCGCGCGCCGACAATCCGCTCGGCAAGGACAAGCGCCTGCGCCAGGCCTTCTCGCTAGCGATCGATCGGGATGCCGCGATGCAGGTGGTCTTCGACGGCACCGGACTTGCCGGCAATCAGCCCTTCGCGCCGAACAGCCCCTGGTACGACAAGGACATTCCGGTTCCCGCCCGCGATGTCGACAAGGCAAAAGCACTGGTCAAGGCGGCGGGGTACGATCGTGTGCCGGTCGAAATTGCAGTGGCCAACAATCCGGTCACAATGCAGACGATGCAGATCATCCAGTCCATGGTCGCCGAGGTCGGCTTCGATGTTTCGCTGAAAACGACCGAGTTTGCCACGCTGCTCGACGCGCAGACGGCCGGCAACTATCAGCTCAGCCGTTCCGACTGGTCTGGCCGCTCCGATCCCGACGGCAATATCCAGCAATTCGTTACCACCGGCGCTGGCCTCAACGACTCCAAATACAGCAATCCGGAGGTCGATAAGCTCCTGTTGGAAGCGCGCCAGTCGCAGGACAATGCAGTCCGAAAGCAGAAATATGACGCCGCCGAAGTGATCATGAATGACGAACTGCCGATCATCTATCTCGGCCACCAGGCATGGATCTGGGCTTACAACAAGAAGATCACCGGCTTCGTGCCCTCGCCGGACGGCATGATCCGCCTCGTGGGCGTGAAGAAGAGCAGCTAGCGCAAAAGCGCCATGCGGAGTGCAGGTTGCGCTCCGCATGGCCCTCCCATGATCGATGACGAGGTCAGGATCTGCTCATGTACACCTATATCGGAAAGCGGCTGCTGGTTGCGATACCGACGCTGCTGATCATCTCCATCTTCGTTTTCTCCCTGCAGAAACTTCTGCCGGGCGATCCGATCCTGGCGATGGCCGGCGAAGAGCGTGACCCGCAGGTCATCGAGTTCCTTCGCGAGAAATACCGGTTGAACGATCCGGTGGTGTATCAGTATGGCTATTGGCTGAAGGGTGCTGTCACCGGCGATCTCGGCATTTCGCTGCGCACCAACCAGCCGGTGTTGACGCTGGTTGCCGAGAAGCTGCCGGTAACGATTCAACTCGCCGTCATGTCGATGATCTTCGCCTTCGTCATCGGCATCCCCATGGGCATATTGGCAGCGGTGAAGAAGAATACCGTCATCGACTTCCTCGCCAATATCGTCGCCCTATGCGGATTGTCCGTGCCGAATTTCTGGCTCGGGATCATGCTGATCCTGCTGATATCGGTGAAACTTCACTGGCTTCCGGCTTCCGGCTATCAGCCATTCTTCGACGATCCGCTGCGTTCGATCCAGACCATGCTGATGCCGTCCTTCGTGCTCGGCAATGCGCTCGCCGCCACGCTGATGCGCCACACACGCTCTTCGATGCTGAGCGTGCTCAGCGCCGATTATATCCGCACGGCCCGTGCCAAGGGCCTTCCGGAAGCTGCCGTCGTTCTCAGCCACTCGTTTCGCAACGCCATCCTGCCGGTTGTCACCGTCAGCGCGCTGCTCTTCGGCGAACTGCTGGCTGGCGCGGTTCTGACCGAGCAGATCTTCACCATTCCCGGTTTCGGCAAGCTCATCGTCGATGCGGTCTTCAACCGCGACTACGCCGTCGTCCAGGGTGTCGTGCTCTGCACCGCCGTCGGCTTTATCGGGATGAATCTGATTGCCGATGTTCTTTATGTCCTTCTGAACCCACGTCTGAGGGCCGCCCTATGACCGCGATCGCGCAGACGTCGGCTGCGGCCGCCCCCGCCAAACGCGCACCGAACCGCGCCTGGCGCAAACTGAAGGCAAACAAGGGGGCGCTGGTCGGCCTCGCCATCATCCTTTTCTTTGCGACGCTTGCCATTCTGGCGCCGGTGTTACCGTTGGCCGATCCGGTCGCGACGAGCTGGTCGACGATCCGCAAGGCGCCGTCGGCCGCCCATTGGCTCGGCACCGACGATATCGGCCGCGACATTCTCTCTCGCATGATCTGGGGCGCGCGGGCATCGCTGATGGCAGGCATCTTTTCCGTCGCTATCGCCTTGGCGATCGGCGTACCTTTCGGCCTTATCTCCGGCTATTACGGCGGCTGGATCGATCAGATCGTCTCGCGCATTACCGAAGCCTTCCTGGCGATGCCCTTTCTTATCACCGCGATCGCGCTCGCCGCCTTTCTTGGGCCGAGCCTGACCAATGCGATGATCGCCATCGGACTTTCGGCAACGCCTGTCTTCGTGCGCCTGACGCGCGGTCAGGTACTCGCGGTGAAGACGGAAGAATATGTCGAAGGTGCGCGCTCGATCGGCCTGCGCCATTTCAGCATCATCATCCGCTACATCCTACCGAACGTTTTCGCACCTATCCTGGTGCAGGGAACGCTCACCATCGCAACAGCGATCATCGCCGAGGCCAGCCTCTCCTTCCTTGGCCTCGGCCAGCAGCCGCCGGCGCCTAGCTGGGGATCGATGCTCAATGTGGCCAAGAACTACCTGGAGCAGGCGCCCTGGATGGCCATGTGGCCGGGCGCAGCCATTTTTCTCGTCGTCATCGGTTTCAATTTACTGGGCGATGGCCTGCGCGATGCGCTCGATCCGCGCGAAGCGTGAATCATCTGAAAGGACTTCTATAATGACCACATTTACAACCCGCCCTGAAATCCTCGGCACCTTTGGTGTCGTGACTTCCACACACTGGATCGCCTCAGCGGTCGGCATGGGCATTCTCGAAAAGGGC is part of the Rhizobium jaguaris genome and encodes:
- a CDS encoding ABC transporter substrate-binding protein encodes the protein MKIAKFLTSLAVGTLIALPAFAVELKIGLQDDADVLDPAQSRTFVGRIVYTALCDKLVDVTPDLKFVPQLATSWKWSADGKQLTMELRQGVKFQDETPFNAQAVVDTIQRNQTMPESRRKSELSSVAKVEATGEYEVTFTLKAPDVTLLAQLSDRAGMIVSPTAAKALGAKFGDHPVCAGPFKFVERVQQDRIVLEKFQDYWNKDNIFVDKVTYLPIPDTTVRLANLRSGDLDMIERVAASDVGTVKSDSNLAYSDAVGTGWLGIYANIGNGARADNPLGKDKRLRQAFSLAIDRDAAMQVVFDGTGLAGNQPFAPNSPWYDKDIPVPARDVDKAKALVKAAGYDRVPVEIAVANNPVTMQTMQIIQSMVAEVGFDVSLKTTEFATLLDAQTAGNYQLSRSDWSGRSDPDGNIQQFVTTGAGLNDSKYSNPEVDKLLLEARQSQDNAVRKQKYDAAEVIMNDELPIIYLGHQAWIWAYNKKITGFVPSPDGMIRLVGVKKSS
- a CDS encoding ABC transporter permease, yielding MYTYIGKRLLVAIPTLLIISIFVFSLQKLLPGDPILAMAGEERDPQVIEFLREKYRLNDPVVYQYGYWLKGAVTGDLGISLRTNQPVLTLVAEKLPVTIQLAVMSMIFAFVIGIPMGILAAVKKNTVIDFLANIVALCGLSVPNFWLGIMLILLISVKLHWLPASGYQPFFDDPLRSIQTMLMPSFVLGNALAATLMRHTRSSMLSVLSADYIRTARAKGLPEAAVVLSHSFRNAILPVVTVSALLFGELLAGAVLTEQIFTIPGFGKLIVDAVFNRDYAVVQGVVLCTAVGFIGMNLIADVLYVLLNPRLRAAL
- a CDS encoding ABC transporter permease, translated to MTAIAQTSAAAAPAKRAPNRAWRKLKANKGALVGLAIILFFATLAILAPVLPLADPVATSWSTIRKAPSAAHWLGTDDIGRDILSRMIWGARASLMAGIFSVAIALAIGVPFGLISGYYGGWIDQIVSRITEAFLAMPFLITAIALAAFLGPSLTNAMIAIGLSATPVFVRLTRGQVLAVKTEEYVEGARSIGLRHFSIIIRYILPNVFAPILVQGTLTIATAIIAEASLSFLGLGQQPPAPSWGSMLNVAKNYLEQAPWMAMWPGAAIFLVVIGFNLLGDGLRDALDPREA